A part of Vigna radiata var. radiata cultivar VC1973A chromosome 11, Vradiata_ver6, whole genome shotgun sequence genomic DNA contains:
- the LOC106777169 gene encoding piriformospora indica-insensitive protein 2, with protein sequence MRNFKAFGHAIIALFVISLSAWCHGQVELDKAPMEKAEKDALFSTIQGFVGNWWNGSDLYPDPCGWTPIEGVSCDLFDGFWYVTVLNIGPIYENSLSCAKNLEFRSHLFELKHLKSLSLFKCFRSQRRHQVTIPNENWENLAGSLKSLEFRSNTGLIGKIPSSFGVLKKLQSLVLLENGLTGEIPPEIGNLNKLKRLVIAENYLSGHIPDIFSALGDLLILDLSRNSLSGSLPLTLGCLTSLLKLDVSNNHLEGNLLKEFAYLKNLTLLDLGNNRFSGGLTMSIQEMYSLEEMVLSNNAIGGDIRILKWENLHNLVSLDLSNMGLNGEIPESIIELKRLRFLGLSDNNLTGNLSPKLSTLPSLNALYVSGNNLEGELKFSMEFYEKLGTRFGAWNNPNLCCPLGAIATSNVPFGVKPCQQQIKLVESNTNASDVNKTFYSIASLCYAPNHFWWTFPLIMILFLNSYIIGL encoded by the exons ATGAGGAACTTCAAGGCTTTTGGTCATGCCATCATTGCTCTCTTCGTCATCTCTCTGAGTGCTTGGTGTCATGGACAAGTAGAACTTGACAAAGCTCCTATGGAGAAGGCTGAGAAAGATGCTCTATTCTCCACCATTCAAGGTTTTGTTGGTAACTGGTGGAATGGCTCAGATCTCTATCCAGATCCTTGTGGTTGGACTCCTATTGAG GGTGTTTCTTGTGATCTGTTTGACGGATTTTGGTATGTTACTGTCTTGAACATTGGACCAATTTACGAGAATTCTCTAAGTTGTGCCAAAAATTTGGAGTTCAGATCACATTTGTTTGAGCTGAAGCACCTCAAATCTCTATCCCTATTCAAATGCTTTAGATCACAACGCAGGCATCAGGTTACAATCCCCAATGAAAACTGGGAAAATCTGGCTGGCAGCTTAAAATCACTTGAGTTTAGATCAAACACAGGTCTCATTGGAAAAATCCCTTCAAGTTTTGGTGTCCTCAAGAAGCTTCAGTCCCTAGTACTGTTAGAAAATGGATTAACAGGCGAAATTCCACCAGAGATTGGCAACCTGAACAAGTTGAAGCGGCTTGTCATTGCAGAAAATTATCTCAGTGGACACATTCCAGATATTTTTAGTGCACTGGGTGACTTGTTGATACTTGATTTGAGTAGAAACTCACTATCCGGATCTTTACCTTTAACACTTGGATGCTTAACCTCCCTTTTGAAGCTTGATGTTAGCAATAACCATTTGGAGGGGAATTTGTTGAAAGAATTTGCTTATCTGAAGAATCTGACCCTTTTGGACCTTGGGAATAACAGATTCTCTGGTGGGTTGACAATGAGCATTCAAGAGATGTATTCTTTGGAGGAAATGGTTTTGTCCAACAATGCAATAGGTGGAGATATCAGGATCTTGAAGTGGGAAAACCTGCATAACTTGGTCAGTTTGGATCTCTCTAACATGGGATTAAACGGGGAAATTCCTGAGTCTATAATAGAATTGAAGAGGTTGAGATTTCTAGGCCTCAGTGACAACAACCTCACAGGAAATCTTTCACCAAAACTATCAACTCTTCCTTCTCTCAATGCACTCTATGTTAGTGGTAACAATCTTGAAGGAGAGCTTAAATTCTCTATGgagttttatgaaaaattggGAACACGTTTTGGAGCCTGGAACAACCCCAACCTTTGTTGCCCTCTTGGAGCAATTGCAACAAGTAATGTTCCATTTGGGGTAAAACCATGCCAGCAGCAGATCAAATTGGTAGAATCTAACACAAATGCTAGTGATGTTAACAAGACTTTCTATTCCATAGCCTCTTTGTGCTATGCTCCTAATCACTTCTGGTGGACTTTTCCATTGATCATGATTCTCTTCCTAAATTCTTATATAATAGGCCTTTAA
- the LOC106776885 gene encoding protein CROWDED NUCLEI 3 isoform X1: protein MFTPQKKVWPNVTGSFTLHRGGVAMGSASAKEKAVADGPPPPPLGSLTETTVAVGFDTGNAEDWRRFTELGLLDESVMQRKDHEALLEKVSRLERELFDYQYNMGLLLMEKKEWNSKFDQLRQELAETEEILKREQSAHLFALFEVEKREENLRKALSTERQCGADLERALRAMQEEHAQVKSNSHTKLAEASALVDGIEEKSSVVDKKLLDAEAKLAEVNRKNAELDMKLQEVEARESLLLKERLSLATDRESFDATFYKEREDLKEWERKLQQRENMLSSGWQNISEKEKKIVETEKNLKQKERDLEVLEKKVNSSSSLLKEKEAEIIRRIANINVEEKKVDSLKSTLEMKEKELFALESKLNSREREGIQKVLGEQKATLDLQLQQVDFEMEHKRKSLLEEFSSKEEALEQREAEVNHRGKKVEKEEQALSKKAERIKEQSKEIEAKLKSLKEKEKTLKIKEKELEKENQQLVADRETLENLNAELQRIKAEISLQELQIQQETENLKLAEDDRLENSRLRLELKQEIEHTRLQKDSLVKEAENLREERERFEKEWEVLDEKREEITRKQHDIDVEKESLRKFQHSEEERLKSEKQSMQEQRKKELEKLELEKESFRDSMNQEKHLLSEKVKNEQAKMLQDFESKMRNLENEIQKRQEEMEEDLQERERNFQEKMQRELDNINILKNLSEREWEEAKAEGIRLENERKELELNKQQFQSGQLEMREDSEMLMNLSQKVKKERQRLVAERKNFLELVENLKNCKVCGEFVGNFVLSDTKLSDLKESVAIPLPISPVLNYKSPDSQDIVATSDIDNSGSVRPVSWFHKCTSKFFKLSPTKRAEAISASDMAGTSPSDVNDGVDKADEPASLPNIEGARVSLDERQPAVGMAYHSLDTPHLQSDNIDKEVGDEHSLSIGEHSRVDSVVDGDRDDSQQSVPKLHRARPGRKSKSGIARTRSVKAVVEEAREFLAKENSPEDSSRIEKANTGRKRQRAQTSRVTESEQTAGDSEGQSESITAGGRRKKRQTVAPPAHVTGEKRYNLRQHKTAGKGSSKQALRNATRSVGKEAVVEGQMRPEVVETSLAADDNVQVQDKSMVQVTTTKTVEVSDERVVRFEVPRDIVDDNGAAEENGTSEYRDEDGSTIHDVENDDDDYEDEDEEHLGEVSTVKKIFRFFTT from the exons ATGTTCACTCCCCAGAAAAAGGTGTGGCCGAATGTCACTGGGTCTTTCACGCTGCACCGAGGCGGTGTTGCGATGGGTTCCGCCTCTGCAAAGGAAAAGGCAGTCGCCGACGGTCCGCCGCCGCCGCCTTTGGGGTCTCTGACCGAAACCACCGTAGCGGTGGGATTCGACACGGGTAACGCAGAGGACTGGAGGCGGTTCACGGAGTTAGGGTTGTTGGATGAAAGTGTGATGCAGAGGAAGGACCATGAAGCACTCCTGGAGAAGGTCTCCAGGCTCGAAAGAGAG cTTTTTGACTACCAGTACAACATGGGCCTGCTATTGATGGAGAAGAAAGAATGGAATTCAAAGTTTGACCAGCTGAGACAAGAACTGGCTGAAACTGAGGAGATTCTAAAACGAGAACAGTCAGCACATTTATTTGCCTTGTTTGAAGTTGAGAAGCGGGAGGAGAATTTGAggaaagcattgagcacagagaGGCAATGTGGGGCTGat CTTGAGAGAGCTCTGCGTGCAATGCAAGAAGAGCATGCCCAAGTCAAGTCTAACTCCCATACAAAGCTAGCTGAAGCTAGTGCGTTGGTTGATGGAATTGAAGAAAAGTCTTCAGTGGTTGACAAGAAACTGCTTGATGCAGAGGCTAAGCTGGCTGAGGTGAACAGAAAAAATGCAGAGCTGGATATGAAATTGCAAGAGGTCGAGGCTCGTGAAAGTTTGCTTCTAAAGGAGCGTTTGTCTTTAGCTACTGA TCGAGAATCATTTGATGCAACATTCTATAAAGAAAGGGAAGATTTAAAGGAGTGGGAAAGGAAGCTACAGCAAAGAGAAAATATGCTATCCAGTGGTTGGCAAAATATcagtgagaaagaaaagaagatagtTGAAACCGAGAAGAACCTTAAACAGAAAGAAAGAGACCTGGAAGTGTTGGAGAAAAAGGTTAATTCATCTAGTTCTTTATTGAAGGAAAAGGAAGCTGAGATTATTAGAAGAATAGCCAATATAAACGTGGAAGAGAAG AAAGTGGATTCTTTGAAGAGCACGCtggagatgaaagagaaagaattgtTTGCATTGGAATCAAAACTTAATTCTAGAGAAAGA GAGGGGATCCAGAAGGTCCTTGGTGAACAAAAGGCTACACTGGATTTGCAGTTGCAGCAGGTTGATTTTGAAATGGAACACAAGCGGAAATCCCTTCTTGAGGAGTTTAGCAGCAAGGAGGAAGCCTTGGAGCAGAGGGAGGCTGAAGTCAACCATAGGGGAaaaaaggttgaaaaagaagagcAAGCCTTGAGTAAGAAGGCTGAGAGAATAAAAGAACAAAGTAAGGAGATTGAAGCAAAATTGAAATCtttaaaggagaaagaaaagactCTGAAAATCAAGGAGAAAGAGTTGGAGAAGGAAAACCAACAATTGGTTGCTGATCGGGAGACCCTGGAGAATTTAAATGCTGAACTTCAGAGGATAAAAGCTGAGATTTCTCTGCAGGAGCTGCAAATACAACAAGAGACTGAGAATTTGAAGCTTGCTGAGGATGATAGGTTAGAGAATTCTCGATTGCGATTGGAATTGAAACAGGAGATAGAGCATACCAGATTGCAGAAGGACTCTCTTGTGAAGGAAGCTGAAAACTTAAGGGAGGAGAGAGAGAGGTTTGAGAAAGAGTGGGAAGTACTAgatgaaaagagagaagaaattaCTAGGAAGCAGCATGATATTGATGTGGAGAAagaaagtttaagaaaatttcagcacagtgaagaagaaagattgAAAAGCGAGAAACAAAGTATGCAAGAACAAAGAAAGAAGGAGCTGGAGAAGCTTGAATTGGAGAAGGAATCATTTAGAGATTCAATGAATCAAGAGAAACACCTGTTGTCTGAAAAGGTGAAAAATGAACAGGCTAAAATGCTTCAAGATTTTGAATCAAAGATGAGGAATCTTGAGAATGAAATCCAGAAAAGACAGGAAGAAATGGAGGAAGATTTGcaggaaagagagagaaattttCAGGAGAAAATGCAAAGAGAACTTGACAATATTAACATATTGAAGAATCTTTCTGAGAGAGAATGGGAAGAAGCAAAGGCTGAGGGGATTAGATTAGAAAATGAAAGGAAGGAACTTGAATTGAACAAGCAGCAATTTCAGTCAGGCCAACTTGAGATGCGTGAAGATTCTGAAATGCTTATGAATCTCAGTCAGAAAGTTAAGAAAGAACGTCAACGGCTTGTGgctgaaagaaaaaattttctTGAACTTGTTGAGAATTTGAAGAATTGCAAGGTCTGTGGTGAATTTGTTGGGAACTTTGTTTTATCTGATACTAAACTATCTGACTTGAAGGAAAGTGTGGCCATTCCTTTGCCTATTTCCCCTGTTCTGAATTATAAGTCTCCTGACTCCCAGGACATTGTAGCTACATCTGACATTGACAATTCTGGATCTGTAAGACCTGTGTCTTGGTTCCACAAATGCACATCCAAGTTTTTCAAACTGTCCCCAACTAAAAGAGCTGAAGCTATTAGTGCTTCAGACATGGCTGGGACATCACCCTCAGATGTGAATGATGGTGTAGACAAAGCAGATGAGCCTGCATCTCTTCCTAATATAGAAGGAGCTAGAGTTAGTCTTGATGAACGTCAACCAGCAGTTGGGATGGCATATCACTCTCTAGATACACCACACCTCCAATCTGATAACATTGATAAAGAGGTTGGGGATGAACACTCCCTATCCATAGGTGAGCACAGCAGGGTTGATAGTGTGGTTGATGGAGATCGAGATGATTCTCAACAGTCTGTTCCAAAGCTTCACAGGGCCAGACCTGGGAGGAAAAGCAAATCTGGAATTGCTAGAACACGCTCAGTGAAGGCTGTTGTTGAAGAGGCCAGAGAGTTTCTAGCCAAAGAAAACAGTCCAGAAGACTCCAGTCGCATTGAGAAAGCCAACACTGGAAGGAAGCGTCAACGGGCACAAACTTCTAGAGTTACAGAAAGTGAACAGACTGCTGGTGATAGTGAAGGGCAATCAGAGAGTATTACAGCTGGTGGACGCAGGAAGAAGAGGCAAACAGTTGCTCCGCCAGCTCATGTTACTGGGGAGAAACGATACAATCTTAGGCAGCACAAGAC TGCGGGCAAAGGTTCATCAAAACAGGCCTTACGAAATGCAACAAGAAGTGTGGGGAAAGAGGCTGTGGTGGAGGGGCAGATGAGACCCGAAGTTGTTGAAACCTCATTAGCAGCTGATGACAATGTACAAGTACAAGACAAAAGCATGGTGCAGgtcacaacaacaaaaactgTGGAGGTCTCAGATGAAAGAGTTGTTAGG tttgaaGTACCAAGAGATATTGTTGATGACAATGGTGCTGCAGAGGAAAATGGTACATCAGAATATCGAGACGAAGATGGAAGCACAATCCATGATgttgaaaatgatgatgatgattacgAAGATGAGGATGAGGAACATCTGGGTGAGGTGTCCACCGTAAAGAAGATCTTCAGATTTTTTACAAcgtga
- the LOC106776885 gene encoding protein CROWDED NUCLEI 3 isoform X2, whose protein sequence is MFTPQKKVWPNVTGSFTLHRGGVAMGSASAKEKAVADGPPPPPLGSLTETTVAVGFDTGNAEDWRRFTELGLLDESVMQRKDHEALLEKVSRLERELFDYQYNMGLLLMEKKEWNSKFDQLRQELAETEEILKREQSAHLFALFEVEKREENLRKALSTERQCGADLERALRAMQEEHAQVKSNSHTKLAEASALVDGIEEKSSVVDKKLLDAEAKLAEVNRKNAELDMKLQEVEARESLLLKERLSLATDRESFDATFYKEREDLKEWERKLQQRENMLSSGWQNISEKEKKIVETEKNLKQKERDLEVLEKKVNSSSSLLKEKEAEIIRRIANINVEEKKVDSLKSTLEMKEKELFALESKLNSREREGIQKVLGEQKATLDLQLQQVDFEMEHKRKSLLEEFSSKEEALEQREAEVNHRGKKVEKEEQALSKKAERIKEQSKEIEAKLKSLKEKEKTLKIKEKELEKENQQLVADRETLENLNAELQRIKAEISLQELQIQQETENLKLAEDDRLENSRLRLELKQEIEHTRLQKDSLVKEAENLREERERFEKEWEVLDEKREEITRKQHDIDVEKESLRKFQHSEEERLKSEKQSMQEQRKKELEKLELEKESFRDSMNQEKHLLSEKVKNEQAKMLQDFESKMRNLENEIQKRQEEMEEDLQERERNFQEKMQRELDNINILKNLSEREWEEAKAEGIRLENERKELELNKQQFQSGQLEMREDSEMLMNLSQKVKKERQRLVAERKNFLELVENLKNCKVCGEFVGNFVLSDTKLSDLKESVAIPLPISPVLNYKSPDSQDIVATSDIDNSGSVRPVSWFHKCTSKFFKLSPTKRAEAISASDMAGTSPSDVNDGVDKADEPASLPNIEGARVSLDERQPAVGMAYHSLDTPHLQSDNIDKEVGDEHSLSIGEHSRVDSVVDGDRDDSQQSVPKLHRARPGRKSKSGIARTRSVKAVVEEAREFLAKENSPEDSSRIEKANTGRKRQRAQTSRVTESEQTAGDSEGQSESITAGGRRKKRQTVAPPAHVTGEKRYNLRQHKT, encoded by the exons ATGTTCACTCCCCAGAAAAAGGTGTGGCCGAATGTCACTGGGTCTTTCACGCTGCACCGAGGCGGTGTTGCGATGGGTTCCGCCTCTGCAAAGGAAAAGGCAGTCGCCGACGGTCCGCCGCCGCCGCCTTTGGGGTCTCTGACCGAAACCACCGTAGCGGTGGGATTCGACACGGGTAACGCAGAGGACTGGAGGCGGTTCACGGAGTTAGGGTTGTTGGATGAAAGTGTGATGCAGAGGAAGGACCATGAAGCACTCCTGGAGAAGGTCTCCAGGCTCGAAAGAGAG cTTTTTGACTACCAGTACAACATGGGCCTGCTATTGATGGAGAAGAAAGAATGGAATTCAAAGTTTGACCAGCTGAGACAAGAACTGGCTGAAACTGAGGAGATTCTAAAACGAGAACAGTCAGCACATTTATTTGCCTTGTTTGAAGTTGAGAAGCGGGAGGAGAATTTGAggaaagcattgagcacagagaGGCAATGTGGGGCTGat CTTGAGAGAGCTCTGCGTGCAATGCAAGAAGAGCATGCCCAAGTCAAGTCTAACTCCCATACAAAGCTAGCTGAAGCTAGTGCGTTGGTTGATGGAATTGAAGAAAAGTCTTCAGTGGTTGACAAGAAACTGCTTGATGCAGAGGCTAAGCTGGCTGAGGTGAACAGAAAAAATGCAGAGCTGGATATGAAATTGCAAGAGGTCGAGGCTCGTGAAAGTTTGCTTCTAAAGGAGCGTTTGTCTTTAGCTACTGA TCGAGAATCATTTGATGCAACATTCTATAAAGAAAGGGAAGATTTAAAGGAGTGGGAAAGGAAGCTACAGCAAAGAGAAAATATGCTATCCAGTGGTTGGCAAAATATcagtgagaaagaaaagaagatagtTGAAACCGAGAAGAACCTTAAACAGAAAGAAAGAGACCTGGAAGTGTTGGAGAAAAAGGTTAATTCATCTAGTTCTTTATTGAAGGAAAAGGAAGCTGAGATTATTAGAAGAATAGCCAATATAAACGTGGAAGAGAAG AAAGTGGATTCTTTGAAGAGCACGCtggagatgaaagagaaagaattgtTTGCATTGGAATCAAAACTTAATTCTAGAGAAAGA GAGGGGATCCAGAAGGTCCTTGGTGAACAAAAGGCTACACTGGATTTGCAGTTGCAGCAGGTTGATTTTGAAATGGAACACAAGCGGAAATCCCTTCTTGAGGAGTTTAGCAGCAAGGAGGAAGCCTTGGAGCAGAGGGAGGCTGAAGTCAACCATAGGGGAaaaaaggttgaaaaagaagagcAAGCCTTGAGTAAGAAGGCTGAGAGAATAAAAGAACAAAGTAAGGAGATTGAAGCAAAATTGAAATCtttaaaggagaaagaaaagactCTGAAAATCAAGGAGAAAGAGTTGGAGAAGGAAAACCAACAATTGGTTGCTGATCGGGAGACCCTGGAGAATTTAAATGCTGAACTTCAGAGGATAAAAGCTGAGATTTCTCTGCAGGAGCTGCAAATACAACAAGAGACTGAGAATTTGAAGCTTGCTGAGGATGATAGGTTAGAGAATTCTCGATTGCGATTGGAATTGAAACAGGAGATAGAGCATACCAGATTGCAGAAGGACTCTCTTGTGAAGGAAGCTGAAAACTTAAGGGAGGAGAGAGAGAGGTTTGAGAAAGAGTGGGAAGTACTAgatgaaaagagagaagaaattaCTAGGAAGCAGCATGATATTGATGTGGAGAAagaaagtttaagaaaatttcagcacagtgaagaagaaagattgAAAAGCGAGAAACAAAGTATGCAAGAACAAAGAAAGAAGGAGCTGGAGAAGCTTGAATTGGAGAAGGAATCATTTAGAGATTCAATGAATCAAGAGAAACACCTGTTGTCTGAAAAGGTGAAAAATGAACAGGCTAAAATGCTTCAAGATTTTGAATCAAAGATGAGGAATCTTGAGAATGAAATCCAGAAAAGACAGGAAGAAATGGAGGAAGATTTGcaggaaagagagagaaattttCAGGAGAAAATGCAAAGAGAACTTGACAATATTAACATATTGAAGAATCTTTCTGAGAGAGAATGGGAAGAAGCAAAGGCTGAGGGGATTAGATTAGAAAATGAAAGGAAGGAACTTGAATTGAACAAGCAGCAATTTCAGTCAGGCCAACTTGAGATGCGTGAAGATTCTGAAATGCTTATGAATCTCAGTCAGAAAGTTAAGAAAGAACGTCAACGGCTTGTGgctgaaagaaaaaattttctTGAACTTGTTGAGAATTTGAAGAATTGCAAGGTCTGTGGTGAATTTGTTGGGAACTTTGTTTTATCTGATACTAAACTATCTGACTTGAAGGAAAGTGTGGCCATTCCTTTGCCTATTTCCCCTGTTCTGAATTATAAGTCTCCTGACTCCCAGGACATTGTAGCTACATCTGACATTGACAATTCTGGATCTGTAAGACCTGTGTCTTGGTTCCACAAATGCACATCCAAGTTTTTCAAACTGTCCCCAACTAAAAGAGCTGAAGCTATTAGTGCTTCAGACATGGCTGGGACATCACCCTCAGATGTGAATGATGGTGTAGACAAAGCAGATGAGCCTGCATCTCTTCCTAATATAGAAGGAGCTAGAGTTAGTCTTGATGAACGTCAACCAGCAGTTGGGATGGCATATCACTCTCTAGATACACCACACCTCCAATCTGATAACATTGATAAAGAGGTTGGGGATGAACACTCCCTATCCATAGGTGAGCACAGCAGGGTTGATAGTGTGGTTGATGGAGATCGAGATGATTCTCAACAGTCTGTTCCAAAGCTTCACAGGGCCAGACCTGGGAGGAAAAGCAAATCTGGAATTGCTAGAACACGCTCAGTGAAGGCTGTTGTTGAAGAGGCCAGAGAGTTTCTAGCCAAAGAAAACAGTCCAGAAGACTCCAGTCGCATTGAGAAAGCCAACACTGGAAGGAAGCGTCAACGGGCACAAACTTCTAGAGTTACAGAAAGTGAACAGACTGCTGGTGATAGTGAAGGGCAATCAGAGAGTATTACAGCTGGTGGACGCAGGAAGAAGAGGCAAACAGTTGCTCCGCCAGCTCATGTTACTGGGGAGAAACGATACAATCTTAGGCAGCACAAGACGTAA